From Gammaproteobacteria bacterium, a single genomic window includes:
- a CDS encoding DUF302 domain-containing protein yields MTHKSHQKQAIRTWQLLVGVLALFSSGVFADPLIMRRMDANFPDTMVALQTSITEQGYAISRVQRVDIGLTKTGHETDRYRLVFFGKGPEIRSLLNKYPQLAPYLPLKIVIYAEADDTIVLTNNMENMKQLYPDENLARVFDTWNQDIVEILEATRQRTEN; encoded by the coding sequence ATGACTCATAAATCTCATCAGAAACAAGCGATAAGGACCTGGCAGTTACTGGTTGGCGTGCTCGCCTTGTTTTCATCCGGCGTATTCGCAGACCCGCTGATCATGCGGCGCATGGATGCCAACTTCCCTGACACCATGGTGGCGTTGCAGACATCCATCACCGAACAGGGTTACGCGATCTCGCGGGTTCAACGCGTGGACATTGGCTTGACCAAAACCGGTCATGAAACCGATCGGTACCGCCTTGTGTTTTTTGGCAAGGGTCCGGAAATTCGCTCACTGCTGAACAAGTACCCGCAACTGGCGCCCTACCTGCCATTAAAAATAGTTATTTATGCGGAGGCTGACGATACCATAGTGTTGACCAATAACATGGAAAACATGAAGCAGCTTTATCCTGATGAGAACCTCGCAAGGGTATTCGATACATGGAATCAGGACATTGTAGAAATCCTGGAAGCCACTCGCCAGCGCACCGAAAACTAG
- a CDS encoding c-type cytochrome: MIKIWTMSLLLFAAPLAHAEDPDINWGKTLYTENCSGCHGFEGKGGTGVPIGLPGFINQVDDQYLGNTIRLGRQGRVMPSFSHLSQDQNHAIVAYMRSWTGVKAPHYSQKPIKGDPEKGSALFAKYCAGCHGANGEGGHGTGVTYSRPRELPIIAPALNNGGFLGSASDELIKHTIRYGREGTPMPAFRHNRELKSSDFNNLVSFIRQLKPVSPTEDLGNEPAYIVRESGSSFETTVENVKNAVASANMVLIRVQNIEDRLFSPKQVNNKQKIVYSCGFNFLYEAMKVDSRVGLFLPCRITIMQEEDKVRLYAMNPKRLSIYFNNDELQKLCGQMYDIYVSVLDEATM, translated from the coding sequence ATGATCAAGATCTGGACAATGTCATTGTTGCTGTTCGCGGCGCCATTGGCGCACGCGGAAGACCCGGATATTAACTGGGGGAAAACCCTGTACACAGAAAACTGCAGCGGCTGCCACGGCTTTGAGGGGAAAGGCGGGACCGGTGTACCCATCGGTTTGCCTGGGTTTATCAATCAGGTGGATGATCAATACCTGGGCAATACCATACGACTGGGTCGCCAAGGTCGGGTGATGCCATCGTTCAGCCATCTTAGCCAAGACCAAAATCACGCCATAGTCGCCTATATGCGCAGCTGGACCGGGGTCAAGGCACCCCACTACAGTCAAAAGCCAATCAAGGGAGATCCCGAAAAAGGCTCCGCACTGTTCGCAAAGTATTGCGCCGGTTGTCACGGCGCCAATGGTGAGGGTGGACATGGCACTGGCGTAACTTATTCCCGGCCACGGGAGCTGCCAATCATTGCACCTGCGCTCAACAACGGCGGTTTCCTGGGCTCAGCCAGCGATGAGTTGATAAAACATACTATCCGCTATGGTCGTGAGGGCACCCCCATGCCGGCGTTTCGGCACAACAGGGAACTCAAATCGTCTGACTTCAATAACCTTGTCAGCTTTATTCGACAACTGAAACCGGTTTCGCCGACAGAAGACCTTGGCAATGAACCTGCCTACATCGTTCGGGAATCGGGAAGCTCTTTTGAAACAACGGTAGAAAACGTTAAAAATGCGGTGGCATCGGCAAACATGGTGCTGATACGCGTTCAGAATATAGAAGACCGGTTGTTTTCGCCAAAACAGGTTAACAATAAGCAAAAAATTGTATATTCCTGTGGATTCAATTTTCTTTACGAGGCGATGAAGGTTGACTCACGCGTGGGGCTGTTTCTACCCTGCCGCATCACAATCATGCAGGAAGAGGACAAGGTGCGGCTATACGCAATGAATCCCAAGCGATTGTCAATCTACTTCAATAACGATGAATTACAAAAGTTGTGTGGCCAAATGTACGATATTTACGTCAGCGTACTTGATGAGGCAACGATGTGA
- a CDS encoding DnaJ domain-containing protein, which yields MTHVSRPPARQHTDAAETSIVSIETLRHVVETHKSGISEHELFKILAGIEAIPQFNADTDSITLFRAHFLLFHQLYRLRDQLLESQHAILMISPLKIQLIAYAPGHPAISEYDPLYRFYINLDNLRSLGKQELDHMLGKFWARLAGGDERKRALAELGLADPVDDDTILKTYRQLAMTLHPDRGGEKAAFQAISEAMLHLRKG from the coding sequence ATGACCCATGTTAGCCGCCCGCCCGCCCGCCAACACACTGACGCTGCAGAAACCTCAATAGTCAGCATCGAGACATTGCGCCACGTTGTCGAAACGCACAAAAGTGGCATTTCCGAACACGAGTTATTCAAAATACTGGCCGGTATCGAGGCAATACCTCAATTCAACGCCGATACCGATTCGATTACCTTGTTTCGGGCCCATTTCCTGCTTTTTCACCAACTTTACCGGCTTCGCGATCAACTCCTTGAATCACAACACGCCATCTTGATGATCAGCCCCCTCAAGATCCAATTAATCGCTTATGCCCCGGGGCATCCTGCTATTAGCGAATACGACCCGCTGTACCGTTTTTATATCAATCTCGACAACCTTCGAAGCCTGGGAAAACAGGAGCTTGACCACATGCTCGGCAAATTCTGGGCGCGGTTGGCTGGCGGAGACGAACGCAAACGCGCTTTGGCTGAACTGGGATTGGCCGACCCCGTTGACGATGACACTATTCTGAAAACCTACCGCCAACTGGCAATGACCCTGCATCCCGATCGGGGTGGCGAAAAAGCTGCCTTTCAAGCCATTAGTGAGGCTATGCTACACCTCAGAAAAGGGTGA